The following proteins are encoded in a genomic region of Gimesia algae:
- a CDS encoding peptidylprolyl isomerase, protein MRYAQIYLLMIAVLSITGCETTPKVDNPVLGPPPPRLESALKQQKLEHTQMASRSDDRKNILEGDFEESGNPFESPIITASSNSDASTTSAIDESVEELKDSTVVAMVNGTPLFVSDIIGVYDFQLKQAEQRMPPEEYQKLRIALVKRDLKNHIERQLLIHEMKTTLKKEQLEMLQEHLVKAFEEERIPELQKNMGVSSPQELEDKLNQQGRSLYFEKEMFMRQQSALQFMSVKAKAKNDFSREEVLARYKSNIQDYAYPAKARWQRIRISYAKHGGKEKAVGVLDEVIHKLQAGEDFGTLAEKYSDGPRAEKKGQWGWTGRGSLAETEVEAALFELPIGQTSQVFETDNSFQIVKVIDRKEAGHTPFADVQTKLEQTMVNDARMKATRETLDKLYDKAIIESMFEYETEDEKVTK, encoded by the coding sequence ATGCGCTACGCGCAAATATATTTATTGATGATTGCTGTTCTCAGCATTACAGGGTGTGAAACGACTCCTAAAGTCGACAACCCGGTGCTGGGACCACCCCCTCCACGTCTGGAGTCTGCGTTGAAACAGCAGAAGCTGGAACACACGCAGATGGCGAGTCGGTCTGATGACAGAAAAAATATTCTGGAAGGCGACTTCGAGGAATCGGGTAATCCGTTCGAATCGCCAATTATCACTGCCTCATCTAATTCTGATGCTTCCACAACCAGCGCCATCGATGAATCGGTTGAGGAATTAAAAGACAGTACTGTGGTGGCCATGGTCAACGGGACCCCGCTATTCGTCTCAGATATCATTGGCGTCTATGACTTTCAGTTGAAGCAGGCAGAACAGAGAATGCCACCTGAAGAATACCAGAAACTGCGCATCGCTCTGGTAAAACGAGACCTGAAAAATCACATTGAACGTCAGTTGCTGATTCATGAGATGAAAACGACTCTCAAAAAAGAACAGCTGGAGATGCTCCAGGAACATCTGGTAAAGGCCTTCGAAGAAGAAAGAATCCCGGAACTGCAAAAGAATATGGGGGTCAGTTCTCCCCAGGAACTCGAAGATAAACTGAACCAGCAGGGCCGATCGTTGTACTTTGAAAAAGAGATGTTCATGAGGCAGCAATCAGCTCTTCAGTTTATGTCTGTCAAAGCGAAAGCGAAAAATGATTTCAGCCGTGAAGAAGTTCTGGCACGTTATAAATCTAATATCCAGGATTATGCCTACCCCGCTAAAGCACGCTGGCAGCGAATTCGTATTTCCTATGCAAAGCATGGCGGTAAAGAAAAAGCTGTTGGAGTTCTGGACGAAGTAATTCATAAGCTGCAGGCCGGGGAAGATTTTGGGACCCTGGCTGAAAAGTATTCAGATGGACCACGGGCAGAAAAAAAAGGGCAATGGGGCTGGACCGGTCGAGGCAGTCTGGCTGAAACAGAAGTCGAAGCCGCATTGTTTGAACTGCCGATTGGACAGACCAGTCAGGTCTTCGAGACGGATAATTCTTTTCAGATCGTGAAAGTGATTGATCGGAAAGAGGCAGGACATACACCATTTGCTGATGTGCAGACCAAACTGGAGCAAACGATGGTGAATGATGCACGTATGAAAGCGACCAGGGAAACTCTGGATAAACTCTACGACAAAGCGATCATCGAATCGATGTTCGAATACGAAACAGAAGATGAAAAAGTTACAAAATAA
- the mfd gene encoding transcription-repair coupling factor, with protein sequence MKSRRIDSNRAAEKVFRQQAGDNLVPPAKIFPNMMISRDSQIQSMQDLVPVLSRSDGFAAVTAALRSGQSGTIDGAWGGSCALTAASVASALNSVLLIVLPRLSEIDEFTGDLASFLGIIPEIFPAWETLPDEHDVADSVFGGRLRVLSQLQQSGENPSAPQVIVTSFPALLQPVPSRQQRQAATRRIQVGDEIDTDDFMKWLLERGFERTTAIELPGEFSMHGGILDLYSPDSVLPIRIEFFGDEVESIRQFDVETQRTLETCQQVDLTLISPVPASPSDRQPQTPTRDEDNTASESLLDNLPSDACIALVELPELIDEGKRYLDRLENPRGLFSVPATMSRCTDFSSVTIAPISAESTEISCHLQIESVERFTRAKSEMLEELASITGPQDTVLVCCHNQGEQDRLQELLDESVLDLTQRVKTCIGNLALGFRIVPEHLVVLSDHELFGRADIRHKPRKRKVESRAIDSFLDLNVGDYVVHLSHGIARFRGLELLEKEGYREEHLSLEFRDKVQMYVPVSLVHLVQKYIGGGKHVPQLSKLGTKSWASKKEKAAEAVRDMASDMLRLQAQRSGQPGISYPPDSHWQKEFEAAFPYSETADQLHAISDVRHDMERAQPMDRLICGDVGYGKTEVAIRAAFKAIDAGKQVAVLVPTTVLTEQHTRTFSERMADYPITIQGLSRFKTKKEQRAILEGMATGSVDLVIGTHRLIQKDVKFKDLGLLIIDEEQRFGVDAKEMLKRLRLQIDVLTLSATPVPRTLHMSLLGIRDISNLMTAPRDRVPIETRITRFDPELIRHAMVRELNRNGQVYFVHNRVHDLQKYADRIQQIVPEARIGIGHGQMKEAELEAAMLNFVSGNVDIFVCTTIIESGLDIPNANTIFIHDAGNHGLSDLHQLRGRVGRSHHRAYCYLLLRDGQLLTPIAAKRLKAIEEYSELGAGFKIAMRDLEIRGAGNILGTEQSGHIAAVGYELYCQLLENACRKLKNEPIREHHHVAIDLPCTAYLPSDYIPPGRIKIELYRKLSAIRSIEELNALEEEMEDRFGPIPHPARQLLILKELQILSQRWQVDSIRLEDNFAVLGYRDKNHILALSKSNRDRIPVRIVDQKSAYIPLPISAENTEEVMQELKTVLQQTFDPAYNPATSP encoded by the coding sequence ATGAAGTCACGTCGGATTGACTCAAATCGAGCAGCAGAGAAGGTTTTTCGGCAGCAGGCAGGTGACAATCTGGTGCCGCCTGCTAAAATATTCCCGAACATGATGATTTCCCGTGACAGTCAGATTCAGTCGATGCAGGATCTGGTTCCCGTTCTCAGTCGTAGTGATGGATTTGCCGCGGTAACAGCGGCTCTGCGATCCGGACAGAGTGGGACAATAGACGGAGCCTGGGGAGGATCGTGCGCGCTGACGGCGGCAAGTGTAGCTTCCGCTTTGAATTCCGTGCTGCTGATCGTGCTTCCACGACTCTCTGAAATCGATGAATTTACTGGTGACCTGGCCAGTTTTCTGGGAATCATTCCCGAAATCTTTCCTGCCTGGGAGACGCTGCCTGACGAACATGACGTCGCCGATTCGGTATTTGGCGGACGCCTGCGGGTGCTCAGTCAGTTGCAGCAGTCAGGAGAAAATCCTTCGGCTCCCCAGGTGATCGTCACATCATTTCCTGCTCTGCTGCAGCCAGTGCCAAGTCGACAACAGCGGCAAGCAGCGACGCGTCGAATTCAGGTCGGAGATGAAATCGATACTGATGACTTCATGAAATGGTTACTGGAGCGTGGTTTTGAGCGGACCACAGCGATTGAGCTGCCTGGTGAATTCAGTATGCATGGTGGGATTCTGGACCTTTACTCACCGGATTCTGTATTGCCAATCCGTATCGAGTTCTTCGGGGATGAAGTGGAATCGATCAGACAGTTCGATGTTGAAACTCAGCGGACTTTGGAAACCTGTCAGCAGGTTGACCTGACATTGATCTCGCCTGTTCCCGCATCCCCGTCCGACAGGCAACCACAAACTCCAACCCGAGATGAAGACAATACCGCGTCTGAAAGTCTGCTGGATAACCTGCCCTCCGATGCCTGTATCGCATTGGTAGAACTCCCCGAGTTGATTGATGAAGGGAAACGTTATCTGGATCGTCTGGAAAATCCGCGGGGTCTGTTCAGTGTGCCGGCTACCATGTCGCGCTGCACGGACTTTTCCTCAGTGACCATTGCACCGATCTCTGCAGAATCGACCGAAATTTCATGTCACCTACAGATCGAATCTGTAGAGCGGTTTACCCGGGCCAAGTCGGAAATGCTGGAAGAGCTGGCATCGATTACCGGTCCACAGGATACCGTGCTGGTCTGCTGTCACAATCAGGGAGAACAGGATCGTCTGCAGGAGTTGCTGGATGAGTCCGTTCTGGATCTCACCCAACGCGTGAAAACCTGTATTGGCAACCTGGCTCTGGGATTTCGTATCGTGCCCGAACATCTGGTGGTACTCAGTGATCATGAGCTGTTTGGCCGTGCAGATATCAGGCATAAGCCTCGAAAACGTAAAGTTGAGAGTCGGGCGATCGACAGTTTTCTGGATTTAAATGTGGGTGATTATGTTGTGCACCTTTCACACGGAATCGCCCGTTTCCGCGGACTGGAACTGCTGGAGAAAGAAGGTTATCGGGAAGAACATCTTTCGCTGGAATTTCGTGATAAAGTGCAGATGTACGTGCCTGTTTCACTGGTGCATCTGGTTCAGAAATATATCGGTGGAGGCAAGCATGTGCCGCAGCTGTCTAAGCTGGGGACGAAAAGCTGGGCCAGCAAGAAGGAAAAAGCGGCAGAAGCGGTCCGGGATATGGCCAGTGACATGCTGCGACTGCAGGCACAGCGATCGGGGCAACCCGGTATCTCCTATCCTCCCGACAGTCACTGGCAGAAAGAGTTTGAAGCTGCGTTTCCCTATTCGGAGACCGCCGACCAGCTGCACGCCATCAGCGATGTTCGACATGATATGGAACGGGCACAGCCCATGGATCGACTGATCTGTGGCGATGTCGGGTATGGAAAAACAGAAGTTGCGATCCGTGCTGCCTTCAAAGCCATCGACGCCGGTAAGCAGGTTGCTGTCCTGGTGCCGACCACAGTGCTCACAGAACAGCATACCCGTACCTTCAGCGAGCGAATGGCCGATTATCCAATTACTATTCAAGGACTGTCCCGCTTTAAAACCAAAAAAGAACAGCGGGCGATTCTGGAAGGAATGGCTACCGGCAGTGTTGATCTGGTAATCGGCACACATCGTCTGATCCAGAAGGACGTCAAGTTTAAAGACCTGGGGTTGTTGATTATTGATGAAGAGCAGCGGTTTGGTGTGGATGCCAAAGAGATGCTGAAGCGTCTGAGGTTACAGATTGATGTGCTGACCTTGAGTGCAACCCCCGTACCACGAACGCTGCATATGTCCCTGCTGGGGATCCGTGATATCTCCAACCTGATGACAGCGCCCCGTGATCGTGTTCCCATTGAAACCCGGATTACCCGCTTCGATCCTGAATTGATCCGTCACGCGATGGTCCGGGAACTGAACCGCAATGGACAGGTTTATTTCGTACATAATCGCGTACATGATCTGCAGAAATACGCCGATCGAATCCAGCAGATTGTACCGGAAGCGAGAATCGGGATTGGCCACGGACAGATGAAGGAGGCAGAGCTGGAAGCAGCGATGTTGAACTTTGTATCCGGCAATGTTGATATCTTTGTCTGCACAACGATTATTGAAAGTGGGTTGGATATTCCCAATGCCAATACGATTTTTATCCATGATGCGGGGAATCATGGATTATCCGACCTGCATCAGTTGCGGGGACGTGTGGGACGGTCACACCATCGGGCCTATTGTTATCTGCTGTTGCGCGATGGGCAGCTTTTGACTCCGATCGCTGCTAAACGCCTAAAGGCGATTGAAGAGTACAGTGAACTGGGGGCTGGCTTCAAAATTGCAATGCGCGATCTGGAAATTCGCGGTGCCGGGAATATTCTCGGCACCGAACAGAGTGGTCATATTGCAGCTGTTGGGTATGAACTGTATTGTCAGTTACTGGAAAATGCCTGCAGGAAGCTGAAAAATGAGCCCATTCGTGAACATCATCATGTGGCAATTGACCTGCCTTGCACGGCGTATCTGCCTTCCGATTATATTCCTCCCGGTCGAATTAAAATCGAACTCTATCGGAAACTTTCAGCCATACGCTCCATTGAGGAGTTGAACGCTCTGGAAGAAGAGATGGAAGATCGCTTCGGCCCTATTCCGCATCCTGCGCGACAATTATTGATTTTGAAAGAATTACAAATTCTGTCACAACGCTGGCAGGTTGACAGTATTCGACTGGAAGATAACTTTGCGGTATTGGGTTATCGAGACAAAAATCACATACTGGCATTGTCAAAAAGCAATCGGGATCGGATTCCCGTCCGGATCGTGGACCAGAAGTCAGCATACATTCCATTGCCGATTTCTGCTGAGAATACTGAAGAGGTGATGCAGGAACTCAAAACGGTATTGCAACAAACTTTTGATCCGGCCTATAATCCTGCAACATCACCCTGA
- the aroB gene encoding 3-dehydroquinate synthase, with the protein MSESLDVNVALGPRSYHISVVSNQFDQFADTLENWMNQNPAYRNALADGSKTAFIVTDRNLSTLHTPAIEKSLKSNDWKFETAIIEPGEKSKSLDVISSLYDRLVAMKADRQTVLIAVGGGVTGDAAGFVASTYVRGLPFVQVPTSLLAHVDSSVGGKVGVNHPQAKNLIGAFYQPLGVFIDTSTLETLPVRDYRSGLAEVVKYGVILDSRFFHYLEQNIEALNQRDPDVLRQVIARSCELKAEVVEQDEHERSGLRAILNYGHTFAHAFEALCGYGELMHGEAVSIGMIYASYLAEKLDLISHQETERQIRLLEALGLPVLLPKGTRLDTDQIIDRMKLDKKTVGGKLRFVLPTCLGRVEVFKEIPESRVREVLEELAHPAATDDDFQI; encoded by the coding sequence GTGTCTGAAAGTTTAGATGTCAATGTCGCTCTGGGGCCACGCAGTTACCATATTTCGGTTGTCAGCAACCAGTTTGATCAGTTTGCAGACACCCTGGAAAACTGGATGAATCAGAATCCAGCCTACCGGAATGCGCTGGCAGATGGCAGTAAGACGGCATTTATTGTGACAGACAGGAATCTGTCGACCCTGCATACTCCTGCGATCGAAAAGAGTCTCAAATCAAATGACTGGAAATTTGAAACGGCCATCATTGAACCGGGTGAAAAATCAAAATCACTCGATGTGATCTCCAGCCTGTATGACAGACTGGTCGCGATGAAAGCAGATCGACAAACCGTATTGATCGCCGTTGGTGGCGGCGTGACGGGAGATGCTGCCGGTTTTGTCGCGTCAACTTATGTTCGCGGTCTCCCCTTTGTTCAGGTTCCGACTTCACTGCTGGCCCATGTAGATAGCTCAGTGGGAGGTAAAGTCGGGGTGAACCATCCCCAGGCGAAAAACCTGATTGGTGCGTTCTACCAGCCTCTGGGCGTTTTCATTGATACTTCGACACTGGAAACGCTGCCTGTCAGGGATTACCGCAGCGGTCTGGCAGAGGTGGTGAAGTATGGTGTGATTCTGGATTCCCGCTTCTTTCATTATCTTGAGCAGAATATCGAAGCACTGAACCAGCGCGATCCTGATGTACTGCGCCAAGTGATCGCCCGCAGTTGTGAACTCAAAGCTGAAGTTGTGGAACAGGATGAACATGAACGTTCCGGATTGCGTGCGATTTTGAACTATGGACATACTTTTGCACATGCATTCGAAGCGCTCTGTGGATACGGAGAACTGATGCATGGTGAAGCAGTTTCCATCGGTATGATCTATGCCAGCTATCTTGCCGAGAAACTGGATCTGATTTCACATCAGGAAACAGAGCGTCAAATCCGTTTACTGGAAGCCCTTGGTTTACCGGTACTGCTGCCGAAAGGGACCCGACTGGATACAGACCAGATCATTGACCGAATGAAACTCGATAAAAAAACCGTGGGTGGCAAACTGCGATTCGTACTGCCAACCTGCCTGGGCCGTGTCGAAGTTTTTAAGGAAATTCCGGAAAGTCGGGTCCGGGAAGTTCTGGAAGAATTGGCACATCCTGCGGCAACAGACGATGATTTTCAAATCTAG
- a CDS encoding Hpt domain-containing protein produces MSNSNTTNKAGQWHLIDGGRILDMAIGDTDFLAELIDLFLSIVPEQMCEISLAIERKDAATLAITAHGFKGTVANYTKAEPYLLLQELEDLGKSNRLQEASISYVELENEMQELISELNMFMAQVCH; encoded by the coding sequence ATGTCGAACTCAAATACAACAAACAAAGCAGGACAGTGGCATCTGATTGACGGTGGTCGGATTCTGGATATGGCTATCGGCGATACTGATTTTCTTGCCGAATTAATTGATCTATTTCTGAGTATCGTTCCTGAGCAGATGTGTGAAATCAGTCTGGCAATCGAACGAAAAGACGCAGCGACATTAGCTATTACTGCACATGGCTTTAAAGGAACCGTTGCCAACTACACCAAGGCTGAACCCTATCTGTTGTTGCAGGAACTGGAAGATCTCGGAAAGTCGAATCGACTTCAGGAGGCTTCTATCAGTTACGTTGAATTGGAAAACGAAATGCAGGAATTAATCAGCGAACTGAATATGTTTATGGCTCAAGTGTGCCATTGA
- a CDS encoding response regulator, giving the protein MKILVVDDVGYSCHFHARLIEKFGYRCCSATSGFEALNLLKTDNDINIVITDLMMRGMDGVDLFKEAQHLERFTDDGQLDPPQFILMTALRLEKNSNDKDIQRLKLAKELGVSKIMFKPLDQDELQETLKDMVMGAPEGSISNQAVDLYTPAQKIKDAVKDIIESGNSGAAEQFIECLNGEVKSLQDFLAQLETV; this is encoded by the coding sequence ATGAAAATTTTAGTTGTAGATGATGTTGGCTATTCCTGTCACTTTCATGCAAGACTCATCGAAAAATTCGGTTATCGGTGTTGTTCAGCGACCTCAGGTTTTGAGGCTCTGAATCTACTGAAAACAGATAATGATATTAATATTGTCATCACAGACTTGATGATGCGGGGCATGGATGGGGTTGATTTATTCAAAGAAGCCCAGCACCTGGAACGATTCACGGATGATGGCCAGTTGGATCCTCCCCAGTTTATTTTAATGACTGCTTTACGCCTGGAAAAGAATTCCAACGATAAAGATATACAACGACTCAAACTGGCAAAGGAACTCGGTGTTTCCAAAATCATGTTCAAACCGCTGGATCAGGATGAACTTCAGGAAACGTTAAAAGATATGGTCATGGGGGCTCCAGAAGGTTCGATAAGCAATCAAGCTGTCGACTTATATACGCCAGCTCAAAAGATCAAAGATGCGGTCAAAGATATCATCGAATCCGGAAATTCCGGAGCCGCAGAACAGTTCATTGAATGCCTGAATGGGGAAGTCAAATCACTGCAGGATTTTCTCGCTCAACTGGAAACCGTTTAA
- a CDS encoding YggS family pyridoxal phosphate-dependent enzyme: protein MEDLSGRLLKNLTGIQNRIRAACLRAHRAPESVALIGVTKYARLDWVTELIKLGCRELAESRTQQLAERAELLSPDLHWHFIGPLQRNKVRRTIQYSHLIHSLDSEKLLKTIDRIAAESDLKPRVLIEVNLSGEANKKGFQKAELLQLWPSLCQVTHVQINGLMTMAPHVDDPEAARPVFRELSELRDTLQAISPEQTRLQELSMGMSGDFEVAIEEGATLVRVGSALFAGLEA, encoded by the coding sequence ATGGAAGACCTCTCTGGCCGCCTCCTCAAGAATTTGACTGGGATACAAAACCGGATCCGAGCGGCCTGTCTCAGAGCACATCGTGCTCCCGAATCCGTAGCACTTATCGGCGTCACCAAATATGCCCGTCTGGACTGGGTCACCGAGCTGATCAAACTTGGTTGTCGGGAACTGGCAGAAAGCCGTACCCAGCAACTCGCAGAGCGGGCTGAGCTCCTTTCCCCGGATTTACACTGGCACTTCATCGGCCCTTTGCAGCGGAATAAGGTCAGACGAACTATCCAATACAGTCATTTGATCCACTCCCTCGATTCAGAAAAATTACTGAAAACCATCGACCGCATCGCTGCTGAATCTGACCTGAAGCCGCGTGTTCTGATCGAAGTGAACCTTTCAGGTGAAGCAAATAAAAAAGGATTTCAGAAAGCGGAACTGCTTCAACTCTGGCCGTCTCTCTGTCAGGTCACGCACGTACAAATCAACGGCCTGATGACGATGGCCCCGCATGTAGATGATCCTGAAGCAGCACGCCCTGTCTTTCGTGAACTGTCAGAACTACGGGATACTCTACAGGCGATATCTCCGGAACAAACCAGGCTACAGGAACTCTCGATGGGCATGAGTGGCGATTTTGAGGTGGCGATTGAAGAAGGAGCCACTCTCGTGCGAGTCGGCAGTGCACTGTTTGCAGGGCTTGAGGCCTGA
- a CDS encoding DUF167 domain-containing protein, whose amino-acid sequence MNLPLNLEMDGTAILLPVRAQPRSSKNGIEGIHDGRLKVCVTQVPEKGKANKALLKVIQSALKLKRSQIELCKGETAALKVFRIHEISKEELYTRITAAAGKSR is encoded by the coding sequence GTGAATCTACCATTAAATCTGGAAATGGATGGCACTGCGATTCTTCTGCCGGTACGTGCACAACCGCGATCCAGTAAAAACGGGATAGAAGGAATTCATGATGGCAGACTCAAAGTCTGCGTCACACAGGTTCCTGAAAAAGGGAAAGCCAATAAGGCATTGCTCAAAGTGATCCAGTCGGCGCTCAAACTGAAACGATCGCAAATTGAGTTATGTAAAGGGGAAACGGCAGCATTGAAGGTCTTTCGCATTCACGAAATCTCCAAGGAAGAATTGTACACACGAATCACTGCTGCTGCAGGAAAGTCCCGGTAA
- a CDS encoding PQQ-binding-like beta-propeller repeat protein: protein MSYSMPVRLLLGAILVCGLSLSVKANEPTKLSDSWEQWRGPDRQNHSADTGLLDDWNATPPKLLWTASGMGKGYASVSIKDNRLFTTGNLPEGQAVIAVNTDDGKILWKTNLLELNPEHGYPGARCTPSIDGDRLYVITSNGAISCLSVADGEIIWTKNFQEEWDGKMMSGWGFSESPLIDGDRVLCTPGGKNAMMVALDKTTGREIWRTPVSDLGQKGKDGAGYSSIVISNGAGVKQYVQLTGRGVIGVRASDGKLLWNYNPVANGVANIPTPIVSGDYIFCSTGYKTGSALLKLSKNGEGVKAEEVYFLDGKTLQNHHGGMVLYKDHIFCGHGHNNGLPLCLELKTGKVVWGGDIRGEGSGSAAVVFADGNLIFRYQSGEVALIEANPKEYVLKGSFKADQVLGKAWAHPVVCGGKLYLREQDVLMCYDLRK from the coding sequence ATGAGTTACTCGATGCCTGTTCGCCTGCTGCTGGGCGCCATACTGGTTTGTGGACTCTCCCTGTCAGTAAAAGCAAACGAACCAACAAAACTGTCAGACTCATGGGAACAGTGGAGAGGCCCTGATCGTCAAAACCATTCTGCTGATACTGGTCTGCTGGATGACTGGAATGCAACTCCTCCCAAACTACTCTGGACCGCCAGTGGTATGGGTAAAGGATATGCCAGTGTTTCAATCAAGGATAACCGGCTGTTCACAACAGGAAACCTCCCGGAAGGTCAGGCCGTCATCGCCGTCAACACCGATGATGGCAAGATCCTGTGGAAGACCAATCTGCTGGAACTGAATCCCGAACATGGTTACCCTGGTGCACGCTGCACACCTTCCATTGATGGCGATCGCCTGTATGTGATTACCTCGAATGGTGCCATCTCCTGCCTGAGTGTTGCTGATGGAGAAATCATCTGGACTAAAAACTTCCAGGAAGAATGGGATGGCAAAATGATGTCCGGGTGGGGCTTTTCCGAATCTCCACTCATCGATGGGGACCGCGTCCTCTGCACACCAGGCGGTAAAAATGCCATGATGGTGGCCCTCGATAAAACCACGGGCCGGGAAATCTGGCGGACTCCTGTTTCTGATCTGGGTCAGAAAGGGAAAGATGGTGCCGGCTATTCCTCCATCGTGATCTCCAACGGAGCCGGTGTAAAACAGTACGTCCAGCTCACCGGGCGAGGCGTGATCGGCGTACGTGCCAGCGATGGCAAGCTGCTCTGGAACTACAATCCGGTCGCGAATGGCGTGGCTAATATTCCCACTCCCATTGTTTCCGGCGATTACATATTCTGCTCCACAGGCTACAAAACCGGCAGCGCCCTGCTGAAACTCTCAAAAAACGGTGAGGGAGTCAAAGCGGAAGAAGTTTACTTCCTGGATGGCAAAACCCTGCAGAACCATCATGGGGGCATGGTACTCTACAAAGATCACATTTTCTGTGGTCATGGCCACAACAATGGTCTCCCCCTCTGTCTCGAACTGAAAACCGGGAAAGTGGTCTGGGGCGGCGACATCCGCGGGGAAGGCTCCGGTTCCGCTGCAGTCGTCTTTGCCGATGGGAATCTGATCTTTCGCTACCAGAGTGGTGAAGTCGCTTTGATCGAAGCCAACCCCAAGGAATACGTCCTTAAAGGGAGCTTCAAGGCAGATCAGGTACTGGGTAAAGCCTGGGCGCATCCTGTCGTTTGTGGCGGAAAACTCTACCTGCGAGAGCAGGATGTGCTGATGTGTTACGACCTGCGAAAGTAA
- a CDS encoding MotA/TolQ/ExbB proton channel family protein: MYFQFPCEKCSKKLKVRDENVGKKVRCPYCHHTMLVKKPESPIIDTTIDVNSAGSTSSSRPSSSSRGANKHVSSGWADGTEVSLSKSGMIAVGTSVAFIALMFPFRKYYLGELFLDRGWVPFALVFLMSWSATILILKYRKLGKQKDSMLFDTLPTDISEEISEKTVAKFIEHVKNLPVDPRESFLVNRVLRGLEHFSVLRSSSEVSSRLQSQSEIDATAVDSSYTILKVFIWAIPILGFIGTVIGISAAVGGFAGGMDKASDISALKESLGSVTGGLSTAFDTTLVALVMSMLVMFPSSSMQKSEEDLLNWVDEYCNENLLKRLKESDQAGGGGDEKDHRRLIQRTIDKAMANHHAELQTWIEKLEGVGSTLSQQVVKSWGKIDDKIREQQEAQLAEVQQVMKHLESVEEKMTALQSAHTSHLEKLNGDATEMAEAAGVLSQSFNGVQQGLNGLNMVLTNLGEKQVLIQQVETPRKRWGLFGNSKRVR, from the coding sequence ATGTATTTCCAGTTTCCCTGTGAAAAATGTTCCAAAAAGTTAAAAGTCCGCGATGAAAACGTGGGAAAAAAAGTTCGTTGTCCCTACTGTCACCATACGATGCTGGTCAAAAAACCTGAGTCACCGATAATTGATACTACCATCGATGTCAATTCTGCCGGCTCAACCAGCTCCAGTAGACCTTCGAGCAGCAGTCGCGGTGCAAATAAGCATGTTTCCAGTGGCTGGGCCGATGGTACCGAAGTCAGCCTCTCAAAGAGTGGCATGATCGCCGTGGGGACGTCTGTCGCATTTATTGCATTGATGTTTCCTTTCCGGAAATACTATCTGGGTGAATTGTTTCTGGACCGGGGCTGGGTGCCATTTGCGTTAGTCTTTTTGATGAGTTGGTCTGCCACGATTCTGATTTTGAAATACCGTAAGCTGGGCAAACAGAAAGATTCGATGTTGTTTGATACACTGCCAACGGATATTTCTGAGGAAATTTCCGAGAAGACGGTTGCCAAATTCATCGAGCATGTCAAAAACCTGCCCGTTGATCCCCGCGAAAGTTTTCTGGTGAACCGGGTTTTACGCGGACTGGAACATTTCAGTGTATTGAGAAGCAGTTCCGAGGTTTCCAGCCGTCTGCAGTCTCAATCGGAAATCGACGCGACGGCCGTCGATTCCAGTTATACCATTCTCAAAGTTTTCATTTGGGCGATTCCGATTTTAGGGTTCATCGGTACTGTGATCGGGATTAGTGCTGCGGTGGGGGGGTTCGCCGGAGGGATGGATAAAGCCTCCGATATTTCGGCTCTGAAAGAATCCCTGGGGAGTGTGACTGGCGGACTATCGACTGCTTTTGACACGACACTGGTCGCGCTGGTGATGAGTATGCTAGTGATGTTTCCCAGCAGTTCCATGCAGAAATCGGAAGAGGATCTGCTGAACTGGGTGGATGAATACTGCAACGAAAACCTGTTGAAGCGGCTCAAGGAGAGCGATCAGGCAGGTGGCGGGGGTGATGAAAAGGATCATCGACGCCTGATCCAGCGGACCATCGATAAAGCGATGGCGAACCATCATGCGGAATTACAGACCTGGATCGAAAAACTGGAAGGGGTCGGCAGTACGCTGTCGCAGCAGGTTGTGAAATCCTGGGGTAAAATCGATGATAAAATTCGAGAGCAGCAGGAAGCACAGCTGGCAGAAGTGCAACAGGTGATGAAGCATCTGGAAAGCGTGGAAGAAAAAATGACGGCTCTGCAGTCGGCGCACACGTCACATCTGGAAAAGCTGAATGGCGACGCGACGGAAATGGCCGAGGCCGCGGGGGTACTCTCCCAGTCCTTTAATGGCGTCCAGCAGGGATTAAACGGTCTGAATATGGTTTTGACAAACCTGGGTGAGAAGCAAGTGCTGATTCAGCAGGTGGAGACACCTCGCAAACGCTGGGGATTGTTCGGGAACTCGAAGAGAGTAAGGTAA